In one window of Dermochelys coriacea isolate rDerCor1 chromosome 3, rDerCor1.pri.v4, whole genome shotgun sequence DNA:
- the MYCT1 gene encoding myc target protein 1 isoform X2, producing the protein MIIAFSVSMVIGLVIGGIIWALFTCLSRRRASAHISQWSSSISSRRSRPASQGHAANRTGFYRNNSCERRSNLSLASLTFQRQASLEQANSFPRKSSFRASTFHPFLQCPPLPVETNSQLITLSPTSTTTTLVGTTTNSLTRPEFHWSNNSLRICHSTQTPPPAYETIIKAFPDS; encoded by the coding sequence ATGATAATAGCCTTCTCGGTGTCCATGGTGATTGGATTGGTGATTGGAGGGATAATCTGGGCTTTGTTTACTTGCCTGTCCCGTCGCAGAGCCAGTGCGCACATTTCACAGTGgagctcatcaatctctagccgCCGTTCCAGACCTGCTTCTCAGGGCCATGCTGCCAACAGGACTGGATTCTACCGTAACAACAGCTGTGAACGTCGTAGTAATCTCAGCCTGGCCAGCCTCACCTTCCAGCGGCAAGCCTCCCTGGAGCAAGCCAACTCCTTCCCAAGAAAGTCAAGCTTCCGAGCCTCCACTTTCCATCCCTTTTTGCAATGCCCTCCGCTCCCTGTGGAAACTAACAGTCAGCTGATTACTCTGTctcccaccagcaccaccactaCCCTTGTGGGGACCACCACCAACAGCTTAACTCGTCCTGAATTCCACTGGTCCAACAACAGCCTCCGCATCTGTCATTCAACACAAACACCTCCTCCTGCCTATGAGACCATCATTAAAGCTTTTCCAGACTCTTGA